Proteins found in one Desulfobaccales bacterium genomic segment:
- a CDS encoding glycosyltransferase — MDNTALIITAPREGPEAALAPCAWDRALKILVPVAWLAVALMGWKWGSLDFFLNLLRSRTYTSWLPALAGIYALLMLFLQLWRTVLWALYRPQPPAEGPLPSVTVVVPVYNEGAMVSRCLISIAEADYPRERLEIIAVDDGSTDDTWKHLERTARRYPELIRTVRFPCNRGKKEALAAGFRAAHGEVLVTVDSDSIIAPDALRHLVAPLVHDPQVGAVAGFVKVLNRHRSLMGKMQGVRFVNLDFLRASQSVYRTVICTPGSLSAYRREAVLPILEAWLNQTFLGAPCHHSEDRALTNFILRQGYYTCYQRTAVVHTLVPETYAGVCRMYLRWERGNVRESAVLATFLFRRFRKGAFSARLEFLLTQLEGPLTTFFFGVLIFSVAAYPALLFKVLLAVGLMSVLNLIYYLWLERDWEVIYGIIYSYYAFFLLQWIYPYAFVTVRDRRWLTR, encoded by the coding sequence ATGGATAACACCGCCCTGATCATCACCGCTCCCCGGGAGGGCCCGGAGGCGGCCCTCGCGCCCTGCGCCTGGGACCGGGCCCTGAAAATCCTGGTGCCGGTGGCCTGGCTGGCCGTGGCCCTCATGGGGTGGAAGTGGGGCTCCCTGGACTTTTTCCTGAACCTCCTTCGCAGCCGGACCTACACCTCCTGGCTCCCGGCCCTGGCCGGAATCTACGCCCTGCTCATGCTCTTTTTGCAGCTCTGGCGCACGGTGCTGTGGGCCTTGTACCGGCCGCAGCCGCCGGCCGAGGGGCCCCTCCCCTCGGTCACGGTGGTGGTGCCGGTGTATAACGAAGGCGCCATGGTGAGCCGCTGCCTCATCTCCATCGCCGAGGCCGACTACCCTCGGGAGCGCCTGGAGATCATCGCGGTGGACGACGGCTCCACCGATGACACCTGGAAGCACCTGGAACGGACCGCCCGGCGCTATCCGGAGCTCATCCGCACCGTGCGCTTCCCCTGCAACCGGGGCAAAAAAGAAGCCCTGGCCGCGGGGTTCCGGGCCGCCCACGGGGAGGTCCTGGTGACGGTGGACTCCGACAGCATCATCGCCCCGGACGCCCTGCGTCATCTGGTGGCGCCGCTGGTACACGACCCCCAGGTGGGCGCGGTGGCCGGCTTCGTCAAAGTCCTGAACCGCCACCGCTCCCTCATGGGCAAGATGCAGGGGGTGCGCTTTGTCAACCTGGATTTTCTGCGGGCCTCCCAATCCGTCTACCGCACCGTCATCTGCACCCCCGGGTCTTTGTCCGCCTACCGGCGGGAGGCGGTGCTCCCCATCCTGGAGGCCTGGCTGAATCAGACCTTCCTGGGCGCGCCCTGTCATCACTCGGAGGACCGGGCCCTCACCAACTTCATCCTGCGCCAGGGGTATTACACCTGCTACCAGCGCACCGCGGTGGTCCACACCCTGGTGCCGGAGACCTACGCTGGGGTGTGCCGCATGTATCTGCGCTGGGAGCGGGGCAATGTCCGGGAATCGGCGGTCTTGGCCACCTTTCTCTTCCGGCGCTTCCGGAAAGGGGCCTTCTCGGCCCGGCTGGAGTTCCTCCTCACCCAGCTGGAAGGGCCCCTGACCACCTTCTTCTTCGGGGTCTTGATTTTCTCGGTGGCCGCCTATCCCGCCCTCCTCTTCAAAGTGCTGCTGGCCGTGGGGCTGATGTCGGTGCTCAATCTGATCTACTACCTGTGGCTGGAGCGGGATTGGGAGGTCATCTACGGCATCATCTACAGCTACTACGCCTTTTTCCTTCTGCAGTGGATCTACCCTTATGCCTTCGTGACCGTGCGGGACCGCCGCTGGCTGACGCGCTGA
- a CDS encoding GNAT family N-acetyltransferase: protein MVPFQKEGILKDGSRVILRPMVKEDKEKLMDFFRRVSDEDLMFLRSDVRDPKVIEDWVNNIDYHKVFPLLAEADGQIVGDATLHMRRRGWKRHLGNVRVVVAKDWQGKGLGTLLVNELVELAAEFGLEKLVAEIHLQAQAALAMFKKAGFSAKAVFEDLVKDYKGNRGDLVVMVCDVQGRDRRPAE from the coding sequence ATGGTGCCTTTTCAAAAAGAGGGAATCCTGAAGGATGGCAGCCGGGTGATCCTGAGGCCCATGGTGAAGGAAGACAAAGAGAAGCTCATGGACTTCTTCCGCCGGGTCTCCGACGAGGACCTCATGTTCCTGCGCTCCGATGTGCGGGATCCCAAGGTCATCGAGGATTGGGTCAACAACATTGACTACCACAAGGTCTTCCCCCTCCTGGCGGAAGCGGACGGCCAGATCGTGGGGGATGCCACCCTGCACATGCGCCGCCGGGGCTGGAAGCGCCACCTGGGCAATGTCCGGGTGGTGGTGGCCAAGGACTGGCAGGGCAAAGGCCTGGGCACCCTCCTGGTGAATGAATTGGTGGAGCTGGCGGCGGAGTTCGGCCTGGAGAAGCTGGTGGCGGAGATCCACCTCCAGGCCCAGGCCGCCTTGGCCATGTTCAAGAAGGCCGGCTTTTCCGCCAAGGCCGTGTTTGAGGACCTGGTCAAGGATTACAAGGGCAACCGGGGGGACCTGGTGGTCATGGTCTGCGACGTCCAGGGCCGGGACCGGCGCCCGGCGGAGTAA
- a CDS encoding metallophosphoesterase family protein: MRLALISDIHSNIEALEAVLAAIDAEGVDLILNLGDIVGYNAGPNECLELLAARPVLSLAGNHDLALLEEDRARHFNIIAYQALRWAREKVRPEFLEFFRNLPLVREGEGFIACHGTPASADAYVVYHFQGRRLLNFLKERRDLRVCFFGHTHVRALWYRDVRGKVAQLPPSRHKMRLDQSCLYLINPGSVGQPRDGNPEAAFAIFDFQEFSVHFKSVPYDIAAAQRRILAAGLPELLAERLSQGI; the protein is encoded by the coding sequence ATGCGCCTGGCCCTGATTTCCGACATCCACAGCAACATTGAGGCCCTGGAGGCGGTCCTGGCCGCCATCGACGCCGAGGGGGTGGATCTCATCCTCAATCTGGGCGACATCGTGGGCTACAACGCCGGACCCAACGAGTGCCTGGAGCTTCTGGCCGCCCGCCCCGTCCTCAGTCTCGCCGGCAACCACGACCTGGCCCTCCTGGAGGAGGACCGGGCCCGGCACTTCAATATCATTGCCTATCAGGCCCTCAGGTGGGCCAGAGAAAAGGTGCGGCCGGAATTCCTGGAGTTTTTCCGCAACCTGCCCCTGGTCCGGGAGGGGGAGGGCTTCATCGCCTGCCACGGTACCCCCGCCAGCGCCGACGCCTACGTGGTCTATCACTTCCAGGGCCGGCGCCTCCTCAATTTCCTTAAAGAACGCCGGGATCTCAGGGTCTGCTTCTTCGGCCACACCCACGTGCGGGCCCTGTGGTACCGGGACGTGCGGGGCAAGGTGGCGCAATTGCCGCCTTCCCGGCATAAAATGCGCCTGGACCAGTCCTGTCTCTACCTGATTAATCCGGGCAGTGTGGGCCAGCCCCGGGACGGCAACCCCGAGGCGGCCTTTGCCATCTTCGATTTTCAGGAGTTTTCCGTGCACTTCAAGTCGGTGCCCTACGACATCGCTGCGGCCCAGCGCCGCATCCTGGCCGCCGGCCTGCCGGAGCTGTTGGCGGAACGCTTAAGCCAGGGTATCTGA